A region of the Clavelina lepadiformis chromosome 9, kaClaLepa1.1, whole genome shotgun sequence genome:
TCCAACTTTGAGGAGAAGTTGGACTTGAAGAGCATGCTTCAGCAAGATGAAGAGAAAGATATTCAAGATGGTGATTACAACTCGGACTACAGCGAGTACGATTACCAAGAAGGTAAGTTTGAGATTCTTGATTATCATCAGCGACAATTAATTTAACAAGTTAACAGTTCGTTACAATAAACATTGTCAGACTTTTTGGCTCTAATTATATTCTTCATGTTGTTTCTCAGCCAATGGTCGTTCTGTGATTTCATCAGATGaatatttcaactttcccGACTCGAACTTCGCCAATTACCCACAAGACCCGGAATCGATTTTGAACGGGGACGCCGACCAGGCCAGGCTGGAAGGAAGAGTTTCCTCATCCTATGACGTCAACAACTACGAAGACTACCAATATTTTGCCGACGAAGAAGCTTGATTTTTTGCAGAAGTATTTCCCCCGGGattgaaaaaacaatcgaaaagattttacaaaaattccgCTTTCAACTTGTGGTTTTGTTTAAGCTGCAGGCATCTATTTGTTGCTTTCATGTGAAACTACTTAAAGATTGTGCTTTTTATACTTCTAACGGGAGGTTCAAGGGTTTTTATTTGGCTGATTCAGCAACCATTGTTTCGGTCAAGGTGTAATAATGTTAAAGCGCtttatgtaaaaaataaattttgttccTACATTTGTTAAGATTTACTTTATTACATAATAAATCACActcttttgctttttcattCTTTCTGATATgtagtaaaacatttgtaaaatgtCTTCTGCAGAAAACTGATTTGATCCCTAggaaatagaaataaaagacatcttaaaaacaaatgaatgTGTACTGTATATAGATAGATAGTCTATAAGTCTATAGGATACTATAGAGATAATAGAAAATAAAGATAATACAGCAATAGATagataacactggtcaacaaaatttttgttgcatttctaccAACACTTGTTCTTACCTAATttgggggcgctgaatccgaatctgaccttagtttttttctgcaaggtctagattttttgcaaattgcgattttttattttttatttactcaattcaaattttctgaaaattacaCGATTTTTCAAATGACGTTCTTGCTTATAGTCGAATAACcaacctcaaaacaaaaataggttcccagaaattattgtgttaccactagcatttgtatttacagacaataaggcaccaaatgttttaaaaaatgtaacaaagaacatttttgcttgtaaaatacatgtaataagcgatttttttttgcaaaatgacattaaaAAGAATGATGGCAATCCAATAACTTCTGAGTTTGTACGTTTTTTGAGTTTGCTgctttaacactagaacggccggaaaacaagtttacctcTAACGGCCGGTGGTGTCGAAAACGACACCATCcttaaaaatgtactttttgaattaatttagcgcaaaactcaaaactaaaTACTTCCGTAATGAATTTAGGATGTATTTTGCTTGTTcagtagaaacaaaaactAGCATACCTACAGCAATTCGACCTTTGATGACGTTGCACACATTtgtaagaaacgaaaaaaaaaacaatatttatgagttgaaacataaacaatcattATTCTGATGGTAGGTATCTTAACAAAACGCTGACTATTTCAGAAAAAGCTCATATGTTTCCTACACACAATATGATAACTGATAAGTCTTTAGAGTTTACAGCAGGACCCATGTTGATCTATTTACGTcgtgcagtttttgcattctGTAAGTTTTCAGTCGCCGTTACAACACACTCCGCAAGTTGGCCTGCTGCAGTGACTTCAAACTGtaacaatataattttacGACTTTCTTCCGCACATTTCCTTCGCTTTCCAGATGTTCTTCTCTGCGCTGGGTTCACTTCTCTTTGGACCACCTGCTTCCGCTTCACCGCGTAAGCATCCCTCAACCCCTCCGTAAGCTGGAGTATGAAGCTTCGTCGGCCGATTTTGCTACCGAAACATTTTCTGTGCAGAATCCAGGAATTTAGCTCTACTATGTCCAGTAGTTTTGTCCAAACAGCCAAAGGTCATCGTCTACTTGCTGCATGAGTTGTGTATTTTCTCGCCGTTTGGTCGAAAACGTCCACGCCtaccttgttttgttttggcctACTGTACAGTTTATAGCCTGGCTCTGCTAATAGCGTATGGCATACAATCCATACGTTGCACAAAAACTGTCGTGTGCATTTTACAGTTCGCCTTCGCTGCAAAGCAAAGCGAGTTTTTATTGTGCAAATGTACATGGACAAAGTACGTTTAGGATGTCATAAACTCTCCATAAAAGCTGTATCTAAAGGAGATAAACAATCAcgtgaaaagataaaaactggGCTAATCTGAAGTATATGatagttgcaagtgcaatcaTGCGAAGTAAAAAGATGTTGTAGTCTACTGAACCTCTAAAATCATCTTggtgtcgatttcgacacctcggccgtTGAAGGTATAACaggttgtaaaaaataaatcgaaaaTCAAATTTCGGTAAATGTTACTTATCCATACTCTTTCAAGAAAGTTAGGAAGCTACTGAAAATTGTATATGGTTGCAACtgcttttactaaaaaaaaatatacatcaaaattcaaaaagtgtcgatttcgacacctcggccgttctagtgttaattttatcatttaataAAGCAGGGAAAGtgtaaagaagatgatgaaaggaAAGGACTCGTTGTCAGGATTTAGAACTTTAACAAACTGTGTTATGAGACCTAGTTTGATGTGAAAGggcggaaaaacaattttgtctctGCTTACGATTGGGTTGTGTGTTACATTAGGCATgccaacttgaaatgtttcacgtaaggGCCGCTCCTTCTGTGTCCAATGTTTTTCACGTGCTCTGCTGTCCCACATGCATAGATAACATAGAAATTTAGTGTATCCTTTTTGCTGACCTAGGAGaaaactaaccattttgaGGTTAACACAAATGATCCAGTTGTGCTCATGTTATCTGAGCAAATCCATAACAATTCTGATGTCATGATGCCGTTTCTTTAAGACAGTGGAGTGACCAACTGGAACagcttcataaacatttccattgtGTAAAAGGACACACTTGATGCTGCGCTTGGAactgtccaaaaacaatcgccattgTTCTGTATCATACGAGGAGATACCCAGTTGTTCGAGAAGACCATGTATATCGTTACAATATACCAGCATATTTTCCTCTGAAAAATAGGGAAGAAAGagttcttctctttttcgaaaaaaggaAACCTTTACAGATTAATCTAGAACCTGCTTTTCCTTGAGTCTGGAGACTAAGAGCTGAGCCTCTTGCTTGGAAAAATCTGAATCACGTACTAAGTCATTCAGTTCTGATTGATTAAACTGCTGAACAGCTACTCTGGTTTCACCAGAAGAGTGTTCAGATTCTGTATCTGTTCTTTTATACTCCATTTCCATAACCTCTTCCCTTTCCGATTCAGTTTCTTCatcttcagaaaatgtaaaaccactaAAGACTGGAGGAGGGAATCTATCAGAGTGCGGAACAGGTCGTATAGCTGATGGTATACTTGGATAAGAAAGCATTAGTCGGCTCTTCCTGCCAACACCTTTCATATttaccatgcaaaagtagcagtCAGTCGTGTGATCTTGGGGTTCATCACGCCGCACCATTGGAATGCAAAAAGGCAGACTCTTCCGCTTTCCTTTTGTTCAGTCTCTGAGCATTTGTTCGCAGTTATGGCACACAATATGTGGAGACAATTTCTTATCTTGATCGCCAAGATGGATGCCAAAGTAAGCTCTGTAGGCAGGATTCACGAacgatgttatatttcatctttgacGAAAAAAGCGTGTACACAACACtgatataacaaaatgaatcaggtttgtttttgcatttacgAGTGTAAAATAGAGCTTATAACCTATCCTACAGCATCTGTCCGCAATACCTCACTATAATCAAACTGCTTAGCTTCTTCAAACGCCCTTAAACAGCAATAGGCTACAACTTAAAAGAGCTGAAAGCTTCTATCTGAAACACTGGTACTGTACCATACAGACAGCGCACACTAAATATGagccagaaacgaaaaaatttgaattttcgattgcataaaaactagAGCACGCATAAAGAAACtgattgcagatttgaaatcagcatcccaagattgtgtagaatcagttaaaaaatctcatgcaacaaaaaaaaaaaaaaatttgttgaccagtgtaatctACTATAGTCTTTAGTGCAGGGGTGcacaactgttcaagttaattttattgcatcacaatttatttctaagattagaattttggtgtgagggttttaattagaaattagcagtaaacactcaagtggcccgcgtAATCATTCATACATCGCATGTGGCATGATGTGGCCCTTTgaccaaaaaggttggacacccctgactTAGATCTTCAAAACGCCTCGAAATGAAATTGATTCTTATATTTACTTTCAGCAGTTGATCATTtatgaagtttacgtttgagCTGACGTTCAAAACGATTCCAAATCGCCTTATAACCGGTTTATTGTAGTTTTGCAATGATCAACCAACCTCTGGAAAACTGAGCTTATATTCCAACATCGTATATAGAACAATAAGTTGATTCTACAATAATGCTAAGTTCAGTAAATGGTCACAGCTTAACAATAAACTTCACAGCTTAAGGGGAAAATAGTTACTACACCATGACATGACATTTGACGTACTGCTTAAATACACAATGTTAATACAGCAAGGACAACATCATTGTACATTTACATCGCACACAAAAACGACAACAATGAGCAGAAGATACATTCTTTCAAAGCCGTCACGTCGACAAAGAGCGCACAGTGGGATCAGGTGACATTCTCTGGTAAACAACACttcaattaattaataaatagcATTAAATAGTTGGAAATAGGACATAGAAGAGCGAAATGAAAGACATTACGCTACACATCTGTGTGTTGTTGAGCTGTTCTTGATCCACGAATGCGACTAACTTGGTATCATTGTTTTGATGAATAACATGTGTTGCATCACATGCATGGCTTGACGCGGAGAGACGTCTATAAAGCACATCTGTGTGCTTCTTTGTTAAAAGACGATTGAATCGACATGCGAACAGGGAATAAAGAGAAACAACACAATTATTTGAGCAAAGAAACCTGCCGCTACCTAGCGGACAGGGTGGTGAACGCTACAAAATGACCAATTCAATTGAAGGATTATGCTGTTATTCTGAAACAGTAATTTGAATGCTCGCACAAACGCCTTACTCTGAACACGGGTTTGATTCTAATCTTTACAGGTCAACGAGTAACAGCAGTGGTATAAttacagttttaaaacaagtcaTTAAAATAAGACATAAAATATATACACATATATCTGTCACAGTAACGACATGCACCAGCAACACTCAAATATCAAGTCTAGAAGCACATGTTAAGTACAGCGCAGTCAATCGCTCAGTGATAATATTGATCTGAGAATGAAAAGAATTAACTCAGGTGTACACTACGACCACGCAATTagtaaattttactttaacaATATACATGCAAGGACATCACAATGATACGGAGAACAATACACACATCCTAAAGATCAAGCTAATATCAATTTCTAGTATTTTCCCGTAGTAAAGTCTTACAAGTTGTGATCTCCTCCTTCATTCTCATTTGGAATCGTCACAAACTCAAAATCACTTGAAGTGGATGAAGAACTTTGTTCGTCTAAATCTCTAATAGGAGATTTCACAGATTGGGCGAGGTAAGTAAATGAATCACAAACTGCATCTACTATTGCACCTTTcatcaatttatttaaaggATTATCTACAATCTGTGGGGCTTCGGGTTGTATAGTTGAAACCGGAGACTTTTCCTTGCCATCTTCTGACTCTGTCAGTCCTAGGACGGTTCCAGGCAAGATAAGATAGTCATCATCATAGTCAGTGTGGTCATCAGTATTTTGCATGTCTTGAAGCTGTGATGACTCTGTGAAAGAGTTTCTCGGAAGCGAATCATCTGACGTGCCTGATTGAGAACAATATGAAAAGTCAATCTCTAAACTTGCCTCcagtgtttttaaaaattcagaatcatcagaaaaatcagaatcatcagaaaaatcagaatcatcagaaaaatcagaatcatcagaaaaatcaaaatcatcaGAGGATTCAGAATCATCAGAAGATTCAGGTTTCGCAAAAATAGcatttgatttttcatttAGCTTTGGGACAAAGTCTGATAAGTCTTCATAAGAgtcagtttggattttagcaTCATTTTGATCAGCGTTGGACTTTGTAAACCAAGACGTTTTGCTTGGTGGTTGTTTTAAAGCGTTCTGCAACTGCCCGAGAAAATGTTTTACGAGCACGTAAGCCCTACTTAGCAATCTATGATAAGAAACAGCCGGCAACAACAACATGCACAACATTGCAAAGTATGCCAAGACGACACCGGGAATCGTGTTTCCAATCAcaaccaacacaaaacaagctccgttaaaacacaaacaaaattttccagGAAACTCTGATCGAAAAGCTAAGATGCTGTCCACTGTGTTGCGAACACAAACATCAAGTTCCGCTGCCGCTTCGCACATATCACGGAGACAAGGGAGTTGGGGATCGATCTCTCCCCGCTCGTCATCAGGAGATTCTGCTCGAAGTTCCGGCAATGTCTTATGCTCCAACAGGGCAACCAACGAGAAAAAAAGTACCAGATAGAATTTAAGTCCAAAAGTATGactatttataaaaaaataccaaaatatTACATGGACAATAATGACAAATGTCGCGGACCGCACAGGCTTCTTCCAaaccaaaatgttttgtaaagaAAGAATGATTGACTCATAGTGCTTCAGTTGATTAAACATTGTTTGAGAAAGAGTAAAGCTGGATGGTGATAATGAAGCATCTTCAGTTTCAGAATGTGTAGCCATGCTTGAAGAGCAcaatttctttaacatttaactttgcactatacagcAATGCCAACCTTTTCAGTAACagtttaattataattagAGAAAACtatatataaaacaattaattgaTGTTGTAAGctcaataaaaatttcaaacccTTTAAACTCAATTTAAGGTTATAGATGGGATTGGTTATATGACTAAGTTTCAAAACTTGCGCTCTTGACTGTGGACATCCGGTACAGGAGTTTGATACATGATTTTGTAACTATTCCATGAAGTTTTGATGTaatcaaaattcaaattagGTCCTACGCTCTTAATTTCAAATAGTCactatcaaaataattttagtcTCTAATACATACAAaaacaagcaagacttgagcCCTCTACCAAATCTGATCTATTTTGTCTTGATAAAGGATACTTATTACTTTATAactacagtcgactccgcttaattcggacactttggttccgctcacttttggccgaattaagcggagaaacggctttgtccgaattaagcggaaaatcgattgttcatttcatggtcatgcgtaaaggcaaacaacgcatttaaaatactgtagtgttgcgtaataaatgaattgcagctgcgctatactgcagtaattggcactgatcgcataaaacgcacaagagtaCAAGTAAATGAGTACGCATAAAACACACATTCTGAGCCGCTTCCTCTCTGTCTTTAAACCTCGTCCACGAAGCATAGTCTCTTCACGTTGTTCACGCagatttgcatcatttttctgCCAATCTTGCAAAGTACGTTTTGATATCCCCACCAACGCAACTAACTGCCGAACTGTCAAGGAAGCGTCGTCATTTctttcttcgtttactttagtgagcaatttcactttttcttctaaacttttctgtaccattctgttctacaagatggtcgcaatggtaccgaagtaaaagcgactatgaagctggcacggcgttatatgaattcattgtcgattgttaccgcatcaatcgtcattgtttcaccataatcactcataatgcaactgcatcttgtgttaaaaccaaccaagtactgtttattgtttcataacctaacgatgtaacgataggaattgcgaacctgtgtccgaattaagcggagaattatccgaattaacgggagttttttacgttcaatttttacttttgttccgttcccgagcattttggccgaataaagcggttgtccgggttatccggtgtccgaattaagcggattcgactgtatctTGTAAAATGAGGGGAGCTTTCAGTGTGATTGGCAGATCTATAAATGCTGATGACCTAAGCGGTGTCCTTTAGGCCAGCAAAACCTGAAGTCCACTTTACCCTGGATTTCAAAAATGCGCGCGGATTTCTTGAATATCGAATATATTGATGATTTAGAGACAAATGAACACTCGAATAAAACAGCTGCAAATGACGGCAAACCTGTGTACGTCATGAGTTTGATTTCTACAAGTACAAAACCCATGGTGATATTACTTATAATctcaaaatacaaataagaaCTACACTAAGCACATGGTCACTACCCTGAAAATCTGTACTCAATAGCATTAACATTGCATATCATTGCATTGCAGCAATCAATGCATTAATAATCTGCAATATAAACTGTACTTCGTCTCAATCACGTGgctaacaaataaaatatagaCATTAAAACAGGCTTAAAACTAATCATATACCGCATGCAAACAAGTCAGACTACCAACAGCAACACACATACTATATTGACTGGGATTAGAGCTGATACGCGACCAGATGTGACACAAAGAAACTGGTCGAAGCACATGGCAACAAATAGGTCAGCGATCGCGATTCACGTGACGAAGTGAAAGCGAGTCACGTGATGAAGTCTTTGTCACTCATTTGAATAAGAATGGGTTTCTTCGTCGAAATGGTGAAAAAAAAGTTGCCGACTTTTAGGTTCAAAATCACTCGAGCATGACTATTTTGTCTTTCTTATTCTAATGGATGATATTAAAGCAATGCTCAACAACAAAGACATTTGAAGTTTTAGGCGaaacaaaatcatataaatcCCTATGACTTAAATCATAGAATTTGAATATACGTTCGCCGTCATCATCTCGTTCAAGAGCAAATAGTTCCGGGCTTGCCTGGTCAACAAATTTCCTGCTTTCGTGAAAGGAATTTCCACCATGTCGTATAAAGGAAAGTGGCAAATTTCCAGACGTTAATGGACGACGTTTTTGCAGCTTTTGACATATTTATACAAAAGAACccaaaacgaaaaaaatagaaaatatagcaaaagaaaatgtacGAAAATCTCCGTAAAATATGAGTAATTATTAAGTAAAACACTTttgaagcaaaaacaaaaccgtGATAAAAATCTCAATTTGCTTGGGGATGTCAGGACGTACGAGCATATAATAACTTATTCGACCAGCGGCGAATACTGATTGTGACCTAACAGGGTAACCACCAGCAGTGATAATCTTCTTCTATCAAGCCAAGACCTGCAAGCTGTTGTTAACTAAATCAATTGTGACGATAGACCGGTGCCAAGCGCAGGTGTATTTAATGTTGTTATCTGGTTAAGTAGCGCTTGAAGGAAAATAATGAGCTGTGTAAGTGAGGGCAGATTACTTGGTGGAAGAGCAATGGGGGGTCGGTATTAAACAGTCAAAGAGACGGcggcattgtgacgttattATGACGACATCGTAACCTTTGCATTTTAAAGTATGAACTTTATAAGGCGAATTTTGCGAACATCAAAGTAAAGTTTACTTAGATCCAGAATAATTGCTTCAAATAGAAAACTATAGAAAGGGACTTTATCGcataaaaattcttttccaaGCTCTGATAATTTATTGAAAGcaaataaatatcaaaaattacacaattaaaactacaaatttatgtttttgtgaaCATCTCCAAAAATATAACTTATTTAATCTGATCCGCAATATGACGTCTCAATAATCAAGTAAAAGTTTGCGTTTTGCGCCCAATCGAACATTTATCTGTTAAATACACGAAatcaaaagtttttcttgtaatAGAGCAAAAATACAACAGTTAAATGACAAAGCGGTTTACGTTTCGACATGAAGTGATGATAAATTTACCAAACGCAGCGTTCCCGATATTGCAATTGTTATAATACACTATTAACGTCATACAATAAGGACAATTGGAAAACGCAAAAAACGACACTGGTTCATCAGCTTTTCATTATTACCAAATAGCAGTAGACGTCAACTTAGCATTTGGTTACGTTTTGTATAAACGTTGTGTTATAAActgatttaaaatttgctaCAGACTGTACAGGACCAACCTTACATAAATTGCTCGAAAGAGTTGGAAGTTTAGAATAATTCTTCTACACAAGAAGAAAATTATCTCATCAGCGTAAAGCGAAGTAAATATTTACATCCGTGTTGCGAGCAGACACTTccaaaacgaaaacaaaagcTGCTCAGTGTAAAATACAAACTCAAACAAAGCCCTCAACCCcgtaattaaataaacaaacgcCATCTGGAGAAGACGGGGAGCACTCATTGTGAGGTAACAATGGGATAATCACTAGCAgggataaaaattttatatcaaGTCAGGTTTTGGAAGGTGAATGTCAACTCCCCTATGCATGACGATAGTTATAAAATGTGGAGTTGTTGGGAATTTCGGAAACGacaattttatcattttaaccACCTTTGATAGAGTAACAACAATCTCTAAACCGATTAAGGATTTATTCAACTCATATAAAATAATGGTTTTAATAACTTAAAAGTTGCTCACAAAATGTATCTTTTCACAAGAACTTTCTAATACAGTATATTCATGATTTTCGAATCTAAAAAGCTCTGGTCTTAGTTTAGAATTAACCAACAATCACAAGCGAAATGCGTCGAGggttaaaataaaagtttggttttggtTCAATATTTCTATACTAAAGTGCTATTGAAATGCTATTAAAGCGTTTCTTGGACTTTTTGAGAcgatgttttcaatttttgaccATAGTGTGTTAAGCTAAAAAtctaaatataaaacatgtctttattaagttttaaacCTGTATTTAGCATACGTTTAACATACatatgtttttaatatttgacCATagcttaaattaaaatttcaaattcaaaACTTGTATTTGTTAAATTGTTAACCTGTATTTAGCTTATGTTCTCAAAATATATTATTGTGTCTCACTTGATTAATCCAGTAACGACGAATAATTTAAACTTCGCGACCTCATTATTTCCACATCACGCAACGTCATCAATGGACGAGTACTGAGTACAAGCATTGACGCGATAATGACCGATTGAAGGAAAATAATGAGCTGTGAAATCGCAGCACGTGACCTGGTGGGAAAAGGATTGTctacaaaatgaaattaaacaaacaaagaatcaATTGTGACGTCGTAATAAGACAAAGGCAAAGTGAGATACGGCCAGGTATAAATGACGAGGACACATCTGGATGTGTCCAGTAGTTGGTCAATGTTCGACAGGTAACATTTGAAGCAGAAGTAATCGTAAAAGTCTTTACGGCTTgacaaaagttgaaaagtcTGCCAGAGGTAAGTATCTTTCTACATTTGTATGATTACATAATCGTGATATCTTTTATctgttttcatgttttcagCTTTCTTCAAAATACAGAACAAAATGAATCCTCCTAACGACCCTACCCACTCACCTG
Encoded here:
- the LOC143471424 gene encoding uncharacterized protein LOC143471424 yields the protein MERMSNQIEIMEANSTNYFDYFSTALDYLQQIARETNDAVGEDRDRVRVLNSTMLLLQVLVPAYIQRFQPDKQNDTGPTQEPPDVEEYPQPLISNFEEKLDLKSMLQQDEEKDIQDGDYNSDYSEYDYQEANGRSVISSDEYFNFPDSNFANYPQDPESILNGDADQARLEGRVSSSYDVNNYEDYQYFADEEA
- the LOC143470079 gene encoding reticulophagy regulator 3-like → MLKKLCSSSMATHSETEDASLSPSSFTLSQTMFNQLKHYESIILSLQNILVWKKPVRSATFVIIVHVIFWYFFINSHTFGLKFYLVLFFSLVALLEHKTLPELRAESPDDERGEIDPQLPCLRDMCEAAAELDVCVRNTVDSILAFRSEFPGKFCLCFNGACFVLVVIGNTIPGVVLAYFAMLCMLLLPAVSYHRLLSRAYVLVKHFLGQLQNALKQPPSKTSWFTKSNADQNDAKIQTDSYEDLSDFVPKLNEKSNAIFAKPESSDDSESSDDFDFSDDSDFSDDSDFSDDSDFSDDSEFLKTLEASLEIDFSYCSQSGTSDDSLPRNSFTESSQLQDMQNTDDHTDYDDDYLILPGTVLGLTESEDGKEKSPVSTIQPEAPQIVDNPLNKLMKGAIVDAVCDSFTYLAQSVKSPIRDLDEQSSSSTSSDFEFVTIPNENEGGDHNL